The Alphaproteobacteria bacterium genome segment TTGGATTTGCGACGGGCGCGGCGCTGTTTGCCGCCTTCCTATTCTATCTGGTGGTGACGTACGTCTTGGAGCGTCGCCGTCAGGCCTCCGTTTTCGTCGAGGAAGCGAAGGCCGTCGAAGAAAGACCGCGCTCGCCCGGCCTTGCGGCGGGACTTGCCGGGCTGGGTATCGTGCTGTTGGTGGCCGGCGCCAAGGTGATGGTCGACGGCGCGAGCGGAATCGCCGCATCCTTCGGTATCTCTGAAGCAGTCATCGGTTTGACCGTCGTCGCCGTCGGGACATCGCTGCCCGAACTCGCGACGGCCATCGTCGCGGCTATACGCCGCCACGGTGAGGTTGCCCTCGCGAACGTCATCGGCAGCAACATCTTCAACATCCTCGCGATTCTCGGCGTCACGGCGCTCATCGCGCCCGTTCCCGTCGCGGCGCGGTTCGGCGCGGTTGATGGACCGGTGATGCTGGGTGTAGCGGCGGGCGCGGCTGTTCTATTGTTCGCGCGTAAACGCCTCGGGCGGCCCGTGGGCGCGATTCTTTTGCTGGCGTACGCTGTGTACCTCTACGTCCAAGACGACATCGGTGCCGGACCGAATTTGTCGACTGCGGTGGCCGCAAACCTTCTGTGATCATTCGGCCTTTTGCACCCGGCGTGCCGTGGTAGAAAGGCGACGGACCGAAAAAGCAAAGAGGGCGCCTCCCCGCCTTGTCGCCAAGGACGCGGGAGGTTCTATGCGAGCGATTGCCGAGTTCGGAACGTCAACGGATTGAGAGCCGAAAGGGGCAATCCATAGCGTGTGTGGGATAGCCGGATATGTCGATGTGCGCGGGGAGCGATCGCGCTCTGCCATAGCCGACGTGGCCAGGGCCATGGCCGACCGGTTGACGGCGCGCGGGCCAGACGGCAGCGGGGTATGGAGCGACGAAGAAAACGGCGTCGCCTTCGGTCATCGACGCCTTTCCATCATTGATACCAGCGATGCGGGCAAGCAGCCGATGGTGTCGGCCAACGGCCGCTGGGTCATTGTCTATAACGGCGAGCTCTACAACACCGAAGAGATGCGTCAAGCCGTCGTCGCGCGCGGCGTGACGCTGCGCGGCCATGCCGATACCGAGGTCTTGCTCGAAACGATCGACGCGATCGGCGTCGAAGCGGCAGCGCGGGCAGCTAATGGCATCTTTGCCTTTGCCGCTTGGGATCGGGTCGATCGCAAACTATGGCTTGTGCGCGACCGTCTTGGCGTCAAGCCGCTCTATTGGGGGTGGGCCGGTGGCGCGCTGGTCTTCGCGTCGCAACCAAAGGCCTTCTTCGCGCATCCCGATTTTACGCCGGCGCTCGACAGCGACGGGCTCAGTGCCTATTTGCGCTACGGCTACGTCCCCGCTCCGCTGTCGATCTATCGCGGCGTTCGCAAACTACGCGGCGGCTGGCTTGCCGAAATCGCCGCCGATGGCGGCGTCGTGGAGCGCTGCTGGTGGGATTTGCGCGCAATTGCGGCGGCGGGGCAAGCGTCACCGACACCGTTTGATCCGGATGCGCTCGCGGCGTTGATCGACGATGCGGTGGGCCGGCAAATGGTGTCCGACGTGCCGCTTGGCGCGTTTCTTTCGGGCGGCGTCGACAGTGCCACGGTGGTTGCTGCGATGCAGGCGCGCGCGGGAAGACCGACACAGACCTTTGCCGTGGGGTTCGACGAGGCCGGGTTCGATGAAACCACGCACGCTCGCGCAGTGGCAGATCACCTCGGTACACAACATACCGAATTACGACTCGCGCCTGGCGATGTCCCGGACGTTCTTGATGCCATGATCGAAGATCTGGACGAACCCAACGCCGACGTCTCGCTGATCCCGATGTATGCCGTGTCGAAACTGGCCCGCGGGCACGTGACGGTGGCGCTGTCGGGCGATGGGGGGGATGAACTGTTCGCGGGCTACAACCATTACCGTCTAGGCCAGCGGGCGTGGAGCCTCGCACGACGGTTCCCGGGCCCGTTTGGTGTTGCGGCGCGGTGGGGCCTTCGTGCCCTGGGACCGGTACTCCGCGCTCTCCCGCTGGGGCCACCGAGCGCGCCCTACAGCGCGGACCGGTTGGCCAAGGTCGCCGATCTGCTTCCGGCAACCGATCCAGTCGCACTTTATTGCCGCTTGCTAAGTCTGTGGGCCGACCCCGCGGCGATTTCCCCGCGTGCCGCTACCTCGGATCCGCTGCCGGCAATAGCCGATCCGCCACAAGAATTGGGCCTGCCGCGACGGTTTCAGTTTGTCGACATGCTGACCTACTTGCCGGAATCGATACTCGCCAAGGTGGACCGCGCCAGCATGGCGGCCAGCCTCGAAGCCCGTGTCCCGTTGCTCGATCACCGCCTTGTCGAGATGATCTGGCGGACCGACCCCCGCGAACTCGGCGGCGACGGCACGGCGAAATGGGCGTTGCGGCAAGTCCTCTATCGCCGGGTCCCCCGCCATTTGATCGAACGACCGAAGATGGGGTTTGGTGTGCCGATCGGCGACTGGCTGCGCGGACCGTTGCGCGATTGGGCCGAGCCCGATCTGGCCGGACCGGGGGCGACGGCCGGCGGTTTGGTCCGGGCGGCCGCTGTCGATCGACGGTGGCAGGAACACCTCTCAGGCACCCGCAACTGGCAGCAAAGTTTATGGAATGTTATCGTCCTCGCGCACTGGCAACGCCGTTGGCTGAAGAACGACGCTGCGGAATGACGATAGTGCCGCACCGATGCCCGGCCGGGATTGCCGCCTGTGCCGGTCAAGAACAAGCGACGAGACCATGACCTACTCCAAACATCGCAACCCCGCTCTTGGCTCTATGCAGCAGCGTGCCGCCTTGCTCGTCGACCTGTGCGAGAAGGCGCTCGACGTACGCCTGGATTCGATGGCGGCGTGTGCGTTCGATACCGAGATGGTCAAGGCGATCCTCAAAGGCGTGGTCGCCCACGACGCCGAACTGTTTCGAATCTTCCGCAGCGAGATCGCGGCTGACGTTCTCGAATTGCCCTACATCATGGTGCACTTCCACGACGACCGATGGGACGAGGGCGTTTGGCACCGCGACAATGACGATCGTGCACGTTCGATGCATTGGTTGCCGCTGCGCGGTCGCGGCGCGGCAATTTCGTTCCTGCCCGATCTGCCCCTCGACATGACGCGGGCAGCGGCGCGGGCCGCCCGGGCCGCCGGGATCAAACGCGTGGCCACACCACGCCTTGAACCGAACGAATATCTCACTTGGCCCAGCACAACCTATCATCGGGGTATTCTCAATCGTGAACGGCAGGTGCGCGTCAATTATATTGTGACGGTGCGGCCTGGCGCCGATCCCGCGGCGCTGGTCGCCCAGACGGTGGATCTCGACGATGCCGCGGTCGGCGAGTATTGCCGCACGGCCGCGGCTGCCCTCGCCGCGGTCGCGGCGCGTGAACCCCTTGGCAACGAGACGATTGCCGCGCGCTTTCGCCCCCTTTTCGAGACTAGTCTGCACGCCCTCGCCCTGAAGGAAGCGCGGCTTGGCACTCAGGCATTCAGCGCGGTGGCAAAACGGGCCGCTTAGCGCCGTCGCTCTCAGCCTAGGGCGTCTCCGTCAGGCCGTCGTAAGTGGCGGCGAATTGCTGCACCACATGTCCGATTTCGTAGTGCTGCGCGATCCGCGCCGTTGCGTCGGTGCCGATCGCTGCACGCGCAGCCCTGTCCAACCGAAGGAGGTCGAGGAGGGCGGCGGCCAGCGCACCGGTATCGCCCGGCGCGACGGTACGACCACAAGTGCCCAAGACGGCGGCCGCGTCGCCGACCTCGGTCACGACGGCCGGCAAGCCGCATGCCATCGCCTCACCTAGGACATTGGGAAACCCTTCGCCAAACGCTGACGCCAAACAGAACACATCGAGGGCGGGCAAAAACCGTTCGACATCATCGCGAACCCCCAACCGGTGCAGCCGGGGCTCGAGTGCGGCGGAAGGAGCAGCCAACGTCTCGGTGTCCTTGCCGATAACAATGACATGCAGCTCCGGTATCGCGTCCGCAAGCTGCGCGACCGCACCAAGAAACGTTCCGTAATCCTTCATCGGATCGACCCGCGCCACCGTCCCGACAACCGGCGCGTCTTCGGGGATTCCTAGCTCGGCGCGGACAATGCGGCCCGCCGCCGGGTTCGGTTGGAAACGCGTAAGGTCGAAGCCGTTGGGGATAACGCCTTGCGCGCGGGGGCGATAACCATAGGTGAGATGCCAGTCGAGGCCGACACGACTGTTGGCCAGGATCACGTCCGGGCGGTGCGACAACCGGGCCAGCAGCCAAAGCACGACGGCGGTGCTGCGGCGATAGCGCTCGAGGGCCATGTCGGTACACCGAATGGTCCAAACGCGACGCGCGCGCGGGGCCGCGCCCGCCGCGAGCGTCGCCAGGAGATCTGCCTGATAGAGCCAGCTTTGGACGATGTCGGGTTGGAGCGTTTTGACAATCCGACGCAGGCGCCACGCGGCACGCGGAAAATCTCGCGCGCCGACCATGCCGAGTTCATGCACGGTCGCCCCGGCATCGCGAGCGGCGGCGTTGAGGTGCCCCTCGCCGGTCAGCGTGACAATCGTATTGTGATAGACCGCCGGATCGAGGCCGGCGACGAGCTTCACCAGCATGCGCTCCGCGCCACCGACATCGAGCGTGTTGATGACATGGAGAAGGTGAATCGGCGCGCGGTCAGCGTCGCTCACGCCAAGTCTCCCGCCATTGCAGCCATTGAATCGCCGTCCACACCCGTTGGAAGCCCGTACCCGTTGCGCAGAACTGCGCCCAAGCTTTCTCGACGGCACCCGGGTCGAGGACGCCGTCGCGCCGCAGTGCGTCGGGCGCCAGGATATCGGCGGCCCACCCACGAAGCGGGCCGCGTAGCCAGTCGGCGAGCGGCGCACCGAACCCCATCTTGGGCCGGTCGATGAATTCCTTCGGCAACGACCGGGCGAGCAGGGCGCGCAGGACGCGTTTGCCGGCGATCGCGGAATCGCCCCACTTCAACTGGGGCGCCAGTCGCCACGAGAATTCCAACAAACGATGGTCCAGCAAGGGGACGCGGACCTCGAGGCCGACCGCCATCGATGCCCGGTCGGTCTTGGTCAAGATGTCGTCCGGTAAGTAGCTGCCTTGGTCGACCGCCATCATCGCTTCGGCCCACGGCAGGGCGGCGTAGCGATCGATATCCACAGCGCCGGTCTCGGCGGTCCGCCAGTCGCGGTCGAGCAACGGCGGCGCCGGCCAGGCGGCCACGGCATCGCGGTAGGTGTCGGCGCGGTCGGCGGCGAAATAGGTTGCGAGACGGCGCAGCCGCACGGCCCCGCCTTCGCTCCCGCCGCCGCCGGGCAGGAGACCGCCCAACACCTGGGCGAGCGACGCGGGCATTGCCGTCATAACGCCGGCCAGGGCGCGGCTTCCGCCTTGGCCCAGGCGCGCGCGCATTCGTTCGATTCGGGCGCCGTGGAAGTAGCGCGGGTAGCCGCCGAATAACTCGTCGCCACCGTCACCGGCGAGCGCAACGGTGACATGGTCGCGCGCGGCGCGGCAGAGCAGCGCGGTCGGTAGGGCGGAGGCGTCGGCGAAGGGTTCGTCGTAGATCGACGACACCGTACCGACCAACGCCATCGCGTCATCCGGCGACAGCACGATGCCACGGTGGTCGACGCCAAGATGACGGGCGGTCGCGGCCGCCGCGTCGGCTTCGTCGCCGGCGCTGCCGGGAAATCCGACGGTGAAGGTGCGCGGCATCGTCCTCTCGCGCATTGCTGCGGTCACGAGGGCTGAATCGATTCCGCCCGACAGAAACGCGCCGAGCGGGACGTCGGAAATCAACTGCCCATGGACCGCATCGCTCAGTAGTGCTTGAAGTTCTTCGACCGCCGTGCCGAGATCGTCGCTCGGTTGTTCGGCCTGGGCCGTGGCGATCGCGTCGTCGATGCGCCACCACTGGCCGACCGAAATCTCGCCCGCTCGCCACCGCAGCAAGCCGCCAGGTGCCAACTTGCGCGCGCCCAAAATGACAGACGATGGCGCCGGTGCGCAGAGATAGCGGAAATAGTCGGCGACCGCGCCCGCATCGAGGTCGCGGTTGAGCCATGATAGGGGGCGCAGGCCGTTGAGGTCGGAGGCAAACGCGATCTGCCCCGGTGCGGTGGCATAGACCAGCGGCTTGACCCCAAGGCGGTCGCGCGCCAACCACAGGGTTTGTTCCGCGCAGTCCCACAGGGCAAAGGCGAACATGCCGTTGAGTTGCGGTAGCGCCGCTTCGATCCCGACGCGATCGATCAGGGCCAGCAGTGTTTCGCTGTCGCCGGTTCCTTTGAACGCGACGCCACGGGCCGCTAGATCCATTCGGAGGGTCGGATGGTTGTAGATTTCGCCGTTGTAGCTCAGCACGTAGCGGCCCGACGGCGAGTGCATCGGTTGGTGCCCGGCTTGGCTGAGGTCGAGGACGGACAGCCGGCGGTGGCCGATCCAGACCCCGGCGTTCGCGTCGCGCCAAGCGCCCTCGCCGTCCGGGCCGCGGTGCGCCATCGCGGCCAACATCCGCTGGGTTACCTCTGCGCTACCGGGCGCGCAGCTCTCGCCGATCCACCCGACGATGCCGCACATCGCGCGGCCGTCCTAGCGCGCCGCGCGGGCGCGCACGCAGTAGTGCGTGGCCAGCAGTCGCCCGTAGGTGCGCACCCCCAACGCCGCAAGCGCGGCGCGTTCGATGCCGGTTTTCCAGCGGGCGGTGTAGGGGGAAAACGGTGCCGACGCATAATGATGGCGCGCTTCAACCGTCAATCCCGCCTTTGCCAGTAGGCCCTCGAACTGGGCCCGAGTCCAGAAATGCAGGTGGCCGACCGGATTGGCCAAACGGTCGCGCCTGGTCAACCGGTAGTAAGCGTTAGGAACGAGGGCGCTTTCCAAGGGGACCTCCACGATCAACCGGTCGCCCCGCGACTTGAGGTCGATGAGCGTGGCGAGCGGGTCGGGCACATGCTCAAGCACGTGGGATGCGATCACGGCGTCGAACCCGCGTGCGCTGTCGGGCAAACCAGCAGCGGGGTCGAACTGGCAATATGTCAAGCCGGGGCGGGCAAATTTCTCTCGGGCGAAGCGCGTCCCCGTTGCCGATACGTCATAGCCTACGATGTCGCGGGCGACGCCGTTTTCGAACATCCAATGGGTAAACACGCCGTTGCCGCAGCCGAAATCGAGTGCCCGACCGAATGGCAACAGGTCGTCCGC includes the following:
- the asnB gene encoding asparagine synthase (glutamine-hydrolyzing), with translation MCGIAGYVDVRGERSRSAIADVARAMADRLTARGPDGSGVWSDEENGVAFGHRRLSIIDTSDAGKQPMVSANGRWVIVYNGELYNTEEMRQAVVARGVTLRGHADTEVLLETIDAIGVEAAARAANGIFAFAAWDRVDRKLWLVRDRLGVKPLYWGWAGGALVFASQPKAFFAHPDFTPALDSDGLSAYLRYGYVPAPLSIYRGVRKLRGGWLAEIAADGGVVERCWWDLRAIAAAGQASPTPFDPDALAALIDDAVGRQMVSDVPLGAFLSGGVDSATVVAAMQARAGRPTQTFAVGFDEAGFDETTHARAVADHLGTQHTELRLAPGDVPDVLDAMIEDLDEPNADVSLIPMYAVSKLARGHVTVALSGDGGDELFAGYNHYRLGQRAWSLARRFPGPFGVAARWGLRALGPVLRALPLGPPSAPYSADRLAKVADLLPATDPVALYCRLLSLWADPAAISPRAATSDPLPAIADPPQELGLPRRFQFVDMLTYLPESILAKVDRASMAASLEARVPLLDHRLVEMIWRTDPRELGGDGTAKWALRQVLYRRVPRHLIERPKMGFGVPIGDWLRGPLRDWAEPDLAGPGATAGGLVRAAAVDRRWQEHLSGTRNWQQSLWNVIVLAHWQRRWLKNDAAE
- the asnB gene encoding asparagine synthase (glutamine-hydrolyzing) — protein: MCGIVGWIGESCAPGSAEVTQRMLAAMAHRGPDGEGAWRDANAGVWIGHRRLSVLDLSQAGHQPMHSPSGRYVLSYNGEIYNHPTLRMDLAARGVAFKGTGDSETLLALIDRVGIEAALPQLNGMFAFALWDCAEQTLWLARDRLGVKPLVYATAPGQIAFASDLNGLRPLSWLNRDLDAGAVADYFRYLCAPAPSSVILGARKLAPGGLLRWRAGEISVGQWWRIDDAIATAQAEQPSDDLGTAVEELQALLSDAVHGQLISDVPLGAFLSGGIDSALVTAAMRERTMPRTFTVGFPGSAGDEADAAAATARHLGVDHRGIVLSPDDAMALVGTVSSIYDEPFADASALPTALLCRAARDHVTVALAGDGGDELFGGYPRYFHGARIERMRARLGQGGSRALAGVMTAMPASLAQVLGGLLPGGGGSEGGAVRLRRLATYFAADRADTYRDAVAAWPAPPLLDRDWRTAETGAVDIDRYAALPWAEAMMAVDQGSYLPDDILTKTDRASMAVGLEVRVPLLDHRLLEFSWRLAPQLKWGDSAIAGKRVLRALLARSLPKEFIDRPKMGFGAPLADWLRGPLRGWAADILAPDALRRDGVLDPGAVEKAWAQFCATGTGFQRVWTAIQWLQWRETWRERR
- a CDS encoding glycosyltransferase; this translates as MSDADRAPIHLLHVINTLDVGGAERMLVKLVAGLDPAVYHNTIVTLTGEGHLNAAARDAGATVHELGMVGARDFPRAAWRLRRIVKTLQPDIVQSWLYQADLLATLAAGAAPRARRVWTIRCTDMALERYRRSTAVVLWLLARLSHRPDVILANSRVGLDWHLTYGYRPRAQGVIPNGFDLTRFQPNPAAGRIVRAELGIPEDAPVVGTVARVDPMKDYGTFLGAVAQLADAIPELHVIVIGKDTETLAAPSAALEPRLHRLGVRDDVERFLPALDVFCLASAFGEGFPNVLGEAMACGLPAVVTEVGDAAAVLGTCGRTVAPGDTGALAAALLDLLRLDRAARAAIGTDATARIAQHYEIGHVVQQFAATYDGLTETP
- a CDS encoding calcium/sodium antiporter, encoding MIVDFGLLLLGLVLLFFGGEALVRGSVSIAERFGISKFVVGLVIVGFGTSAPEMLVSVQAALAGSPDIAIGNIVGSNIANILLIVGVAALIAPIANNDTSIRRDIIVMVAVSAWLAVMLRRDELGFATGAALFAAFLFYLVVTYVLERRRQASVFVEEAKAVEERPRSPGLAAGLAGLGIVLLVAGAKVMVDGASGIAASFGISEAVIGLTVVAVGTSLPELATAIVAAIRRHGEVALANVIGSNIFNILAILGVTALIAPVPVAARFGAVDGPVMLGVAAGAAVLLFARKRLGRPVGAILLLAYAVYLYVQDDIGAGPNLSTAVAANLL
- a CDS encoding class I SAM-dependent methyltransferase; translation: MADAPSDYYERFWADAEYTLAYAEDSARRDRLPAVQAVADDLLPFGRALDFGCGNGVFTHWMFENGVARDIVGYDVSATGTRFAREKFARPGLTYCQFDPAAGLPDSARGFDAVIASHVLEHVPDPLATLIDLKSRGDRLIVEVPLESALVPNAYYRLTRRDRLANPVGHLHFWTRAQFEGLLAKAGLTVEARHHYASAPFSPYTARWKTGIERAALAALGVRTYGRLLATHYCVRARAAR